In a single window of the Phycisphaerales bacterium genome:
- a CDS encoding zf-HC2 domain-containing protein has translation MEHLSESDIIRFVAGELDPVRSAAVRAHLSACAACGNRCRAQNELWATLGAWQPPVPVATSTCPVERALRIRPSLISMHPTAAWRAAAALLIGIGLGHGTAWWLAPSRHSVIEQEPAQDAKAMAEEAALAIGVEVYERPTAAGLYTTLLNLHAAGDESVVAEEHS, from the coding sequence ATGGAGCATCTTAGTGAGTCCGACATCATTCGATTCGTCGCCGGTGAGCTCGACCCGGTGCGCAGTGCTGCGGTACGGGCGCATCTTTCGGCGTGCGCTGCGTGCGGTAACCGCTGCCGGGCGCAGAATGAGCTCTGGGCGACGCTTGGTGCCTGGCAGCCACCTGTGCCCGTGGCAACCAGTACCTGTCCGGTGGAGCGTGCGCTGCGGATAAGGCCGTCGTTGATAAGCATGCATCCCACGGCCGCATGGCGTGCCGCTGCCGCCTTACTGATCGGAATCGGTCTCGGCCATGGCACCGCCTGGTGGTTGGCACCTTCCCGGCACTCTGTGATTGAGCAAGAGCCGGCACAGGATGCAAAAGCGATGGCGGAGGAAGCTGCGCTGGCCATTGGCGTTGAAGTTTATGAGCGTCCTACGGCGGCCGGGCTGTACACCACGCTACTCAATTTGCATGCTGCCGGGGATGAGTCGGTCGTTGCCGAGGAACACTCATGA
- a CDS encoding sigma-70 family RNA polymerase sigma factor: MIPGGSESEHCDDAADEALIAAVALGDHAAREALVARHRPRVVLLAYRFTGRWDLAEDLAQEAFLRIFRAAASYTPQARFSSWLYRLVANLCWDQRRRMAREVRRLARAAQQRSGTVALSDLDAFERAERVRLAVAALPARQRLAVVLHRFDGLSHREIAEACGWTESAVESCLVRAYERLRKLLSDLE; encoded by the coding sequence ATGATACCGGGCGGCTCCGAGTCCGAGCACTGTGACGATGCTGCGGATGAAGCATTGATCGCTGCGGTGGCGCTTGGGGACCATGCGGCGCGCGAGGCGTTGGTTGCGCGGCACCGGCCGCGCGTGGTTCTGCTTGCATACCGCTTCACGGGCCGCTGGGATCTTGCCGAAGACCTCGCCCAGGAAGCGTTTCTGCGGATATTCCGGGCCGCGGCAAGCTACACTCCGCAAGCCCGCTTCAGTTCCTGGCTGTACCGTCTGGTCGCCAACCTGTGTTGGGATCAGCGTCGGCGAATGGCGCGTGAAGTACGGCGTCTCGCCCGTGCAGCCCAGCAACGTTCCGGGACAGTCGCTTTATCTGACCTCGATGCTTTTGAGCGCGCCGAACGTGTCCGCTTGGCCGTGGCAGCGCTGCCCGCTCGTCAACGCCTGGCAGTTGTCCTGCATCGCTTCGATGGCCTGTCTCACCGCGAGATAGCGGAGGCATGCGGTTGGACCGAAAGCGCCGTCGAGTCATGTCTCGTACGGGCCTACGAACGTCTCCGGAAGCTGCTCTCTGACCTGGAATGA